The proteins below come from a single Candidatus Methylomirabilota bacterium genomic window:
- a CDS encoding AMP-binding protein, producing MSVHGFTVYDVIERGASLFGDAPAVIQNERSLSFREFKDRVDALAAGLAGLGMTKGDRICVLAQNDVAYLTLYGACARQGVIAYPINWRLTGEEVERVVERAAPKMMVVDGSTLGVVAGWPESKKAIEHWYQFGGSGGAGLKPFDSIAGGARVTAPADVSPADPFAVISTAAVDVIPRGAVLTHANVVTANLTAMACLGLSATDHYLLALPLFHITGLGMALAHMHAGATNVVVPRFDAEEAVRLIDRHRITHISDFPPVLANLLDAAKKLGRGLPSLKHVSGLDAPPTIQRLHEETRAQFWTGFGQSETSGFVSLQRVADRPGAAGKPVPLCQIKVVDDYDREVPVGTPGEIVVRGPLVFQGYFDQPDVTAYTFRNGWHHTGDVGRFDADGYLHYVRRKPEKELIKPGGENVYPAEVETVIMQMDGVSGVCVYGIPDARWGEAIKAVVEVKRAGQYSAQQVSDFVASKIARFKRPHVVVFADALARTADGSVDREAVKSKWGSGA from the coding sequence ATGAGCGTGCACGGATTCACCGTCTATGACGTGATCGAGCGGGGCGCGTCGCTGTTCGGCGACGCTCCCGCCGTCATCCAGAACGAGCGCTCGCTGTCGTTCCGGGAGTTCAAGGACCGCGTCGACGCCCTGGCGGCGGGGCTGGCGGGCCTGGGCATGACCAAGGGTGACCGTATCTGCGTGCTCGCCCAGAACGATGTCGCCTACCTCACGCTGTATGGCGCCTGCGCGCGCCAGGGCGTCATCGCCTATCCCATCAACTGGCGGCTGACCGGGGAGGAAGTGGAGCGCGTGGTGGAGCGCGCGGCGCCGAAGATGATGGTGGTTGATGGCTCCACCCTCGGCGTGGTCGCGGGCTGGCCGGAGAGCAAGAAGGCCATTGAGCACTGGTACCAGTTTGGCGGTTCCGGCGGCGCGGGCTTGAAGCCGTTTGACTCGATCGCCGGTGGGGCGAGGGTTACGGCACCGGCCGACGTCTCTCCCGCCGATCCGTTCGCCGTGATCTCCACGGCGGCCGTGGACGTGATCCCGCGCGGGGCCGTGCTCACCCACGCCAACGTGGTCACGGCCAATCTGACGGCCATGGCCTGCCTCGGCCTGTCGGCCACGGATCACTATCTTCTCGCCCTCCCTCTCTTCCACATCACGGGGCTCGGCATGGCCCTGGCCCACATGCACGCAGGCGCCACCAATGTGGTGGTGCCGCGCTTCGACGCCGAGGAAGCGGTACGACTCATCGACCGCCACCGCATCACCCACATCTCGGACTTTCCCCCCGTCCTCGCCAACCTGCTCGACGCGGCCAAGAAGCTGGGCAGGGGATTGCCGAGCTTGAAGCATGTCTCCGGCCTGGACGCGCCGCCGACCATCCAGCGCCTGCACGAGGAAACCCGAGCGCAGTTCTGGACCGGCTTCGGGCAATCGGAGACGAGCGGATTCGTCAGCCTCCAGCGGGTGGCAGACCGGCCCGGGGCCGCCGGGAAGCCGGTGCCCCTGTGCCAGATCAAGGTGGTGGACGACTACGACCGAGAGGTTCCCGTGGGCACGCCGGGCGAGATTGTCGTGCGGGGCCCGCTCGTCTTCCAGGGCTACTTCGACCAGCCGGACGTCACGGCCTATACGTTTCGTAATGGTTGGCATCACACGGGGGATGTGGGACGGTTCGACGCCGACGGATACCTCCACTACGTCAGGCGCAAGCCCGAGAAGGAGCTGATCAAGCCCGGCGGGGAGAACGTGTACCCGGCGGAAGTCGAGACGGTCATCATGCAGATGGACGGGGTGAGCGGGGTATGCGTGTACGGCATCCCGGATGCCCGGTGGGGCGAGGCGATCAAGGCCGTGGTCGAGGTGAAGAGGGCGGGCCAGTACAGCGCCCAGCAGGTCAGCGACTTCGTGGCCTCGAAGATCGCCCGCTTCAAGCGCCCGCACGTGGTGGTTTTCGCCGATGCCCTCGCGCGTACGGCCGACGGCAGCGTCGATCGGGAGGCCGTCAAATCCAAATGGGGCAGCGGGGCGTGA
- a CDS encoding group 1 truncated hemoglobin, with product MTRGSRIYRSLSLLLLSGIVSACATTEPAPSLYQRLTVIDATGTPQGGRAAIALMVDDFVANLVADPRVNKRFTSLQPAAVTKLKSDLADQICEATGGPCSYLGRDMKTTHTGMGITEAEWNATVEDLVKALDKHKIGAKEKSELLGILGPMKGEIVGR from the coding sequence ATGACGCGAGGCTCTCGGATCTACAGGTCGCTGTCGCTCCTGCTTCTCTCCGGGATCGTGTCGGCGTGCGCCACCACGGAGCCGGCGCCGTCCCTCTACCAGCGGCTCACGGTGATCGATGCCACGGGCACGCCACAGGGGGGTCGCGCGGCCATCGCCCTCATGGTGGACGACTTCGTCGCGAACCTCGTCGCCGACCCCCGGGTGAACAAGCGGTTCACGTCGCTGCAGCCCGCGGCGGTGACGAAGCTCAAGTCCGACCTGGCCGATCAGATCTGCGAGGCGACCGGAGGCCCCTGCTCCTACCTCGGCCGTGACATGAAGACGACGCACACGGGCATGGGGATCACCGAGGCCGAGTGGAACGCCACGGTCGAGGATTTGGTCAAAGCCCTGGACAAGCACAAGATCGGCGCCAAGGAGAAGAGCGAGCTGCTCGGCATCCTGGGTCCGATGAAGGGCGAGATCGTCGGGCGGTGA
- a CDS encoding 2OG-Fe(II) oxygenase translates to MSLSIAERLAGFDWDVIGSSLDEWGFARTPTLLTAEECAALRALYGDDARFRSRVDMARYRFGMGEYKYFASPLPAAVEELRRHAYPPLAAVGNRWEAALGSRARHPDTLAGLVALCARRGQKKPTPLLLRYDAGGYNCLHQDIYGEVVFPIQLTVLLSEPGKDFQGGEFLLVEQRPRAQSRGSVALLEQGEAVIFSTRYRPVAGARGAYRVNMRHGVSRLLSGERYTLGVIFHNAA, encoded by the coding sequence GTGAGCCTCTCGATCGCCGAGCGGTTGGCCGGGTTCGACTGGGACGTGATCGGGTCCTCACTCGACGAGTGGGGATTCGCTCGCACGCCGACCTTGTTGACGGCCGAGGAGTGCGCGGCTCTGCGGGCCCTGTATGGCGACGACGCGCGATTCCGCAGCCGGGTCGACATGGCGCGCTACCGCTTCGGGATGGGAGAGTATAAGTACTTTGCGTCGCCGCTCCCCGCCGCCGTCGAGGAGCTCCGGCGTCACGCGTATCCACCCTTGGCCGCCGTGGGAAATCGCTGGGAGGCCGCGCTCGGGAGCCGAGCGCGCCACCCCGACACGCTGGCCGGCCTCGTCGCGCTCTGCGCGCGGCGGGGCCAGAAGAAGCCTACGCCCCTCCTCCTGCGTTATGACGCGGGCGGCTACAACTGTCTCCACCAGGACATCTACGGCGAGGTGGTCTTCCCCATCCAGCTCACGGTGCTGCTGAGCGAGCCCGGCAAGGATTTCCAGGGCGGCGAGTTCTTGCTTGTCGAGCAGCGGCCCCGCGCCCAGTCACGCGGCAGCGTGGCCCTGCTCGAGCAGGGCGAAGCGGTGATCTTCTCCACGCGATATCGGCCGGTCGCGGGCGCGCGCGGCGCCTATCGCGTGAACATGCGCCACGGCGTCAGCCGCCTGCTGAGTGGTGAGCGTTACACGCTAGGCGTCATCTTCCACAACGCGGCATAA
- a CDS encoding methylated-DNA--[protein]-cysteine S-methyltransferase: MKPSPIDEILKRYFQPDAEPGDLAKQVLLAARESARESTKLLDRLAIQATTDGVSLIRAERLEKPATAGARRLVERAREELHEYFQGKRAFFSVPVDLSETPDFQRRVLEAARRIPFGEVRPYAWVAQRIGHPRAVRAVGTALGRNPVPFIVPCHRVLQSGGGIGGYLFGSETKSGLLALERTTPIYEGCTSTHIVCRVGCSSGRRMRPDNRVVFASVEDARSIGYRPCKVCKPPRAA; this comes from the coding sequence ATGAAGCCTTCGCCCATCGACGAGATTCTCAAGCGGTACTTCCAGCCCGACGCGGAGCCCGGAGACCTGGCCAAGCAGGTTCTGCTCGCCGCGCGCGAATCGGCTCGGGAGAGCACCAAGCTGCTCGATCGCCTGGCCATCCAGGCGACCACGGACGGCGTCTCCCTGATCCGCGCCGAGCGGCTGGAGAAGCCGGCCACCGCGGGGGCGCGGCGCCTCGTCGAGCGCGCGCGGGAAGAGCTCCACGAGTATTTCCAGGGCAAGCGCGCGTTCTTCTCGGTGCCCGTGGACCTGTCGGAGACCCCGGATTTCCAGCGGCGCGTGCTCGAGGCGGCTCGCCGCATCCCCTTCGGCGAGGTCCGGCCTTATGCCTGGGTGGCGCAGCGGATCGGTCATCCCCGGGCCGTACGTGCCGTGGGCACCGCCCTCGGGCGCAACCCCGTGCCCTTCATCGTGCCCTGCCATCGCGTGCTGCAGTCGGGGGGCGGGATCGGCGGTTACCTCTTCGGCTCGGAGACGAAGAGCGGGCTCCTGGCCCTCGAGCGGACCACCCCCATCTACGAGGGCTGCACGAGCACGCACATCGTCTGTCGCGTCGGCTGCAGCTCCGGCCGGCGCATGCGTCCGGACAATCGGGTGGTCTTTGCCTCGGTCGAGGACGCCCGATCGATCGGCTACCGGCCCTGCAAAGTCTGCAAGCCGCCGCGTGCTGCGTGA
- a CDS encoding ABC transporter ATP-binding protein yields MLRLNSVEVVYDRVILVLKGISLEVPEQRIVTLLGSNGAGKSTTLKAISGLLKPERGEIITGSVELGGQRIDHHQPEDIVRLGVTQVMEGRRVFDDLTTEENLVAGAHTRRAAMSDIRRDIEAVYGYFPRLAQRRSLKAGYLSGGEQQMLAIGRALMARPKVMLLDEPSLGLAPLLVDEIFEIIQRLNREEKLTVLLVEQNAAMALTIAEHGYVMENGRIVLDGPAASLRENADVREFYLGLTEVGARKSYRDFRHYRRRKRWLS; encoded by the coding sequence ATGCTCCGGCTCAACAGCGTCGAGGTGGTCTACGATCGCGTCATCCTCGTCCTCAAGGGGATCTCCCTCGAGGTGCCGGAGCAGCGCATCGTGACCCTGCTCGGGTCCAACGGGGCCGGCAAGAGCACCACGCTCAAGGCCATCTCCGGCCTCCTCAAGCCCGAGCGGGGGGAGATCATCACCGGCTCGGTGGAGCTCGGCGGGCAGCGGATCGATCATCACCAGCCCGAGGACATTGTCCGTCTCGGCGTCACGCAGGTCATGGAGGGCCGCCGCGTGTTCGACGACCTGACCACCGAGGAGAACCTCGTGGCCGGGGCCCACACGCGGCGCGCCGCGATGTCCGACATCCGACGGGACATCGAGGCGGTGTACGGGTACTTCCCTCGGCTCGCCCAGCGGCGCTCGCTCAAGGCGGGCTATCTCTCCGGAGGAGAGCAGCAGATGCTGGCCATAGGCCGGGCCCTCATGGCCCGGCCGAAGGTCATGCTCCTCGACGAGCCCTCGCTGGGGCTCGCCCCCCTCCTCGTCGACGAGATCTTCGAGATCATCCAGCGCCTGAACCGCGAGGAGAAGCTCACGGTGCTCCTGGTGGAGCAGAACGCGGCGATGGCGCTCACTATCGCCGAGCACGGCTATGTCATGGAGAATGGGCGCATCGTGCTCGACGGGCCGGCGGCGTCGCTGCGCGAGAACGCGGATGTCAGGGAGTTCTACCTGGGGCTCACGGAGGTCGGCGCCCGGAAGTCTTATCGGGACTTCAGGCACTACCGGCGGCGAAAGCGTTGGCTGAGTTAG
- a CDS encoding branched-chain amino acid ABC transporter permease, with protein sequence MINRECGVYQTTYQSDMALYPVPLARYASIGSLVVLALIPALLDSHSMALVNLITLAAIGAIGLNILVGYTGQVSLGQGAFMMVGSYAAAIATARYGVPFWLGLPLGGAVAAVVGAFFGIPSLRIKGLYLAIATLAAQFIIEWGINHSTWISGGAQSTIYIPTPTFLGWEINTEFRRYYMILPVAVIAYVAALNLVRTRVGRAFIAVRDRDVAAEIIGVSVFKYKLLAFAVSSFYAGVAGALWTYYLKIANYEHFTLVTSVQYLAMIIIGGLGSVLGSVFGAVFITLLPIVLVYVVEGLASLFGFQYAAIADFLANLRLIIFGALIILFLAIEPEGLYRLWGNVRRYFRLWPYSY encoded by the coding sequence ATGATCAACCGGGAGTGCGGCGTGTACCAGACGACCTACCAGAGCGACATGGCCCTCTACCCGGTGCCCCTGGCTCGGTACGCGTCCATCGGGTCGCTCGTGGTCCTGGCCCTGATCCCCGCGCTGCTCGACAGCCACAGCATGGCCCTGGTGAATCTCATCACCCTGGCGGCCATCGGGGCCATCGGGCTCAACATCCTGGTGGGATACACGGGGCAGGTCTCTCTGGGGCAGGGCGCCTTCATGATGGTGGGCTCCTACGCGGCGGCCATCGCCACCGCCCGCTACGGCGTACCGTTCTGGCTGGGCCTCCCCCTCGGCGGCGCGGTGGCGGCGGTGGTGGGAGCCTTCTTCGGCATCCCGTCGCTGCGGATCAAGGGCCTCTACCTCGCCATCGCCACCCTGGCCGCCCAGTTCATCATCGAGTGGGGGATCAACCACTCGACCTGGATCAGCGGGGGTGCCCAGTCGACCATCTACATCCCGACGCCCACCTTCCTCGGCTGGGAGATCAACACGGAGTTCCGACGGTACTACATGATCCTCCCGGTGGCCGTCATCGCCTACGTGGCCGCGCTGAATCTGGTGCGGACCCGCGTCGGGCGCGCCTTCATCGCCGTCCGGGATCGCGATGTGGCCGCGGAGATCATCGGCGTCAGCGTCTTCAAGTACAAGCTCCTGGCTTTCGCCGTCAGCTCCTTCTACGCCGGGGTGGCCGGGGCGCTGTGGACCTACTACCTCAAGATCGCCAACTACGAGCACTTCACCCTGGTGACGTCGGTCCAGTACTTGGCCATGATCATCATCGGCGGGCTTGGCAGCGTCCTCGGCTCGGTGTTCGGCGCCGTCTTCATCACCCTGCTCCCCATCGTGCTCGTCTACGTGGTGGAGGGGCTGGCCAGCCTCTTCGGCTTCCAGTATGCTGCCATCGCCGACTTCCTGGCGAACCTCCGGCTCATCATCTTCGGGGCGCTCATCATCCTGTTCCTGGCTATCGAGCCCGAGGGGCTCTATCGCCTCTGGGGCAACGTCAGGCGGTACTTCCGCCTGTGGCCGTATTCGTACTGA
- a CDS encoding acyl-CoA dehydrogenase family protein, which produces MRVFNEQHEMFRRAVRAFVEKEVAPHVDEWEEAGQIPKSIWPRMGELGFLGVEYDEKYGGAGADIQTTMVLCEEMVRSRSASLAMAVGVHTDMASPHLYWTGSEALKERYLPDICRGRALCCIAVTEPGGGSDVAAIKTRAVRDGDHYVLNGSKMFITNGVMADLYFVAARLEQGSREQRDDRRKRHSGISMFLVERGTHGFTVSRKLDKMGMRASDTAELAFQDMRVPAENLLGREGVGFYEVMRVFQRERLVAGLHATAGCGRALEDTIAYVQERHAFDGPLSEKQVIRHKLADLATLIEAGRWLTYAACLKFAAGEDVVKEISMVKLFTADMAQKVAYDCVQLHGGYGYMREYAVERFFRDMRLMTIGGGTSEIMKEIIAKQMEI; this is translated from the coding sequence ATGAGAGTCTTCAACGAACAGCACGAAATGTTCCGCCGGGCCGTCCGAGCCTTCGTCGAGAAGGAAGTCGCGCCTCATGTGGACGAATGGGAGGAAGCCGGGCAGATCCCGAAGTCGATCTGGCCGCGCATGGGCGAGCTGGGCTTCCTGGGCGTGGAGTACGACGAGAAGTACGGTGGGGCGGGCGCCGATATCCAGACCACCATGGTCCTCTGCGAGGAGATGGTCCGCTCGCGCTCCGCCTCGCTCGCCATGGCCGTGGGCGTGCACACCGACATGGCCTCGCCCCATCTGTACTGGACGGGCAGCGAGGCGCTCAAGGAGAGGTACCTGCCCGACATCTGCAGGGGCCGGGCCCTCTGCTGTATCGCCGTCACGGAGCCGGGCGGGGGATCGGACGTGGCGGCCATCAAGACGCGGGCCGTCCGGGACGGCGACCACTACGTCCTGAACGGTTCCAAGATGTTCATCACCAACGGCGTCATGGCCGACCTCTACTTCGTGGCCGCCCGCCTCGAGCAGGGAAGCCGCGAGCAGCGCGACGATCGACGGAAGCGGCATTCGGGCATCTCGATGTTCCTGGTGGAGCGCGGTACCCACGGCTTCACGGTCAGCCGCAAGCTCGACAAGATGGGCATGCGCGCCTCAGATACGGCGGAGCTGGCCTTTCAGGACATGCGCGTCCCCGCGGAGAACTTGCTGGGACGCGAGGGCGTGGGCTTCTACGAGGTGATGCGCGTCTTCCAGCGGGAGCGGCTGGTGGCGGGGCTTCACGCCACCGCGGGCTGCGGGCGAGCCCTCGAGGACACCATTGCTTATGTGCAGGAGCGCCACGCCTTCGACGGCCCCCTGTCGGAGAAACAGGTGATCCGCCACAAGCTGGCGGACCTGGCCACCCTGATCGAGGCGGGCCGCTGGCTGACCTATGCGGCCTGCTTGAAGTTCGCCGCGGGCGAGGATGTGGTGAAGGAGATCTCCATGGTCAAGCTCTTCACCGCGGACATGGCCCAGAAGGTCGCCTATGATTGCGTCCAGCTCCACGGCGGCTATGGCTACATGCGCGAGTATGCGGTCGAGCGCTTTTTCCGAGACATGCGCCTCATGACCATCGGGGGCGGCACCTCCGAGATCATGAAGGAGATCATCGCCAAGCAGATGGAGATCTAG
- a CDS encoding sigma factor — translation MEHDKRLMGRVARGDETAFTELVGRYGGRLLGVARRLLGSRADAEDAVQRALLQCYLGAGTYRAEWAVSTWLYRILTNVCVDELRRRTRRSGQLEPPARPDPPGHYLDLHRALGRVPTEARVLLALRYADGLSYGELARIRGISINTVKSQLARGKSLLRTALTKGGAS, via the coding sequence ATGGAGCACGACAAGAGACTGATGGGGCGGGTGGCGCGGGGCGACGAGACGGCCTTTACCGAGCTCGTCGGCCGCTACGGCGGGCGATTGCTCGGGGTGGCGCGGCGCCTCCTGGGGTCTCGGGCCGACGCCGAGGATGCCGTGCAGCGCGCTCTGCTCCAGTGCTATCTGGGCGCGGGGACTTACCGGGCCGAGTGGGCCGTGTCCACCTGGCTCTACCGGATCTTGACCAATGTCTGCGTGGACGAGCTGCGGCGGCGTACGCGCAGATCGGGGCAGCTCGAGCCGCCCGCCCGGCCGGATCCACCCGGGCACTACCTGGATCTGCACCGAGCCCTCGGCCGCGTGCCCACGGAGGCCCGAGTCCTCCTGGCTCTGCGCTACGCCGACGGGCTCTCGTATGGCGAGCTCGCGAGGATACGCGGCATCTCGATCAATACCGTGAAGAGCCAGCTCGCGCGAGGCAAGAGCCTGCTGCGCACGGCTCTCACCAAGGGAGGAGCGTCATGA
- the fsa gene encoding fructose-6-phosphate aldolase, producing the protein MKIFLDTANVTELREGVAMGLVDGCTTNPSLIAKEKRPFRPLIEEICSIVAPGDVSLEVVATDFDGMIKEGKELAQVAPNAVVKCPLTKDGLKAVKHLTGEGIRVNQTLCFSAPQALLSAKAGAVYISPFLGRLDDIGAVGMDLIRDICEIYRNYGFKTQVLAASIRNPLHVIDAAKAGAHVATMPFAVLEMLMKHPLTDIGLKKFLDDWNKSGAKI; encoded by the coding sequence ATGAAGATCTTTCTCGATACCGCCAATGTGACCGAGCTGCGCGAGGGCGTGGCCATGGGCCTCGTGGACGGCTGCACCACCAACCCCTCGCTCATCGCCAAGGAGAAGCGTCCCTTCCGGCCGCTGATCGAGGAGATCTGCTCCATCGTCGCGCCCGGAGACGTGAGCCTCGAGGTGGTGGCCACGGACTTCGACGGCATGATCAAGGAAGGCAAGGAGCTGGCGCAGGTGGCGCCGAATGCCGTGGTCAAGTGCCCGCTGACCAAGGATGGGTTGAAAGCGGTCAAGCATCTGACCGGCGAGGGGATCCGAGTCAATCAGACCCTTTGTTTCTCGGCGCCCCAGGCCCTACTCTCGGCCAAGGCAGGGGCGGTTTATATCAGCCCCTTCCTCGGTCGTCTCGATGACATCGGCGCGGTCGGCATGGATCTCATCCGCGACATCTGCGAGATCTACCGGAACTACGGGTTCAAGACCCAGGTGCTGGCGGCCTCGATCCGCAACCCGCTCCACGTGATCGACGCCGCCAAGGCGGGAGCGCACGTGGCCACCATGCCCTTCGCGGTCCTCGAGATGCTCATGAAGCACCCGCTCACGGATATCGGGCTCAAGAAGTTCCTGGACGACTGGAACAAGTCCGGCGCCAAGATCTAG
- a CDS encoding cyclophilin-like fold protein: MADRRIRITAGATVADALLDDSDTADLIWRALPLSVAGETWGDEIYFSIPVKAKPEKPRETVDVGDLGYWPPGSAFCIFFGPTPSSRGAEIRPASPVNVFGKVVGDATIFKKVRAGTRVQVERAGEAPK; the protein is encoded by the coding sequence ATGGCTGATCGGCGGATCCGGATCACGGCAGGGGCGACCGTAGCCGACGCGCTACTCGATGACTCCGACACGGCCGACCTGATCTGGAGGGCGCTGCCGCTCTCCGTGGCCGGCGAGACCTGGGGAGACGAGATTTACTTCTCGATTCCCGTCAAGGCCAAGCCCGAGAAGCCCCGCGAGACGGTGGACGTGGGCGATCTCGGCTACTGGCCTCCCGGCTCGGCCTTCTGCATCTTCTTCGGGCCCACGCCGTCGAGTCGGGGCGCCGAGATCCGGCCGGCCAGCCCCGTGAATGTCTTTGGCAAGGTCGTGGGCGATGCCACCATCTTCAAGAAGGTCCGTGCCGGGACCAGGGTTCAGGTCGAGCGGGCCGGCGAGGCTCCCAAATAG
- a CDS encoding PfkB family carbohydrate kinase: MDLVAIGHVTFDETPSGVRPGGSAYYVALTAQRLGLEVGVLTSIAPDFPRDVFPAGIHIANVSTERTTRYRVGGSSGSRTLTLLSRAEDIEVQHIPHDWTSASLGVLCPVAGEVDPALVGVFDDASLAVLPQGWMRARGKGGVVIPQPWEDADDVLPMIQLLVLSEEDVPGSEETAVKWFQQVPLGAITRARRGATLYVNGEPYHVEADRANEIDPTGAGDVFATTLFIEYQRVGDAWDAAAAAACAGAAVVEGTGASTLLDRAGLAARVAAYQRRFAG; the protein is encoded by the coding sequence ATGGATCTCGTGGCCATCGGCCATGTCACGTTTGACGAGACGCCCTCCGGGGTGAGGCCCGGCGGCTCCGCCTACTACGTCGCCCTCACCGCCCAGCGGCTCGGCCTCGAGGTCGGGGTGCTCACCTCCATCGCGCCCGATTTCCCCCGCGACGTCTTCCCCGCCGGAATCCATATCGCCAATGTGAGCACCGAGCGAACGACCCGCTATCGGGTAGGGGGGTCGAGCGGCTCGCGCACGCTGACCCTGCTCTCGCGCGCCGAGGACATCGAGGTGCAGCATATTCCGCACGACTGGACGAGCGCATCGCTCGGGGTCCTCTGCCCCGTCGCCGGCGAGGTCGACCCCGCCCTGGTCGGCGTCTTCGACGATGCCTCGCTGGCCGTGCTGCCCCAGGGCTGGATGCGCGCGCGCGGCAAGGGCGGTGTCGTGATCCCGCAGCCATGGGAGGATGCCGACGATGTCCTGCCCATGATCCAGCTCCTCGTGCTGAGCGAGGAGGACGTGCCGGGCTCGGAAGAGACGGCCGTGAAGTGGTTCCAGCAGGTGCCCCTCGGCGCGATCACGCGCGCCCGCCGCGGGGCCACCCTCTACGTCAATGGCGAGCCCTACCACGTGGAGGCGGATCGGGCGAACGAGATCGATCCCACGGGGGCGGGAGACGTGTTCGCCACCACGCTCTTCATCGAATACCAGCGGGTCGGAGATGCCTGGGACGCCGCCGCCGCCGCGGCCTGCGCGGGCGCGGCGGTCGTCGAGGGGACAGGAGCGTCCACGCTGCTCGATCGCGCGGGGCTCGCCGCGCGCGTCGCCGCCTATCAGCGCCGCTTCGCCGGGTGA
- a CDS encoding ABC transporter substrate-binding protein — protein sequence MRLRIGLIVILTVALATGLAGPATADHTIKIGGQCDRTGATKLVGVEICPGIADYVKLVNKKGGVLGHKLEYTEIEHGYLVDRGVEAYERLKRDGAVAVFDYGTPIVYALTPRHMEDKIPAITPGFGRADSTDGTVWPYIFPMAASYWSQAGAAMEYIKQKGGKRGTKVAYLYFDNPAGREGIPIMEAVAAKEGYQLRLFAVPSPGLEMGPQVIDITRRFKADWVVGHLFGRSPSVSIKELRKAGFPMDHVVSFVWGAGEADIEAAGWDLAQGYLGMQFTSPGRSLPVIQEIIKMFRDEGKEVPAYVGGVYYSRGVLNAAVVVEGIRLAIQNFGLPVTGEKVKKGYELMKNFDLGGFLPPMTVTPTDHEGGGWVRLYQVKGKEWVPATDWYRGYREEVMAQVKKVNDVHKAAAKK from the coding sequence ATGAGACTGAGAATCGGGCTTATCGTCATCCTGACCGTCGCGCTCGCGACAGGTCTGGCCGGGCCGGCGACGGCGGACCACACCATCAAGATCGGAGGGCAGTGCGACCGCACGGGCGCGACAAAGCTCGTGGGCGTGGAGATCTGTCCGGGCATCGCCGACTACGTCAAGCTCGTCAACAAGAAGGGCGGAGTCCTCGGTCACAAGCTCGAGTACACGGAGATCGAGCACGGCTACCTGGTGGACCGCGGCGTGGAGGCCTACGAGCGCCTCAAGCGGGACGGCGCGGTGGCGGTGTTCGATTACGGCACGCCCATCGTCTACGCGCTGACGCCGCGTCACATGGAGGACAAGATTCCGGCCATCACGCCCGGCTTCGGGCGCGCCGACTCCACCGACGGAACGGTGTGGCCGTACATCTTCCCGATGGCGGCCTCGTACTGGTCGCAGGCCGGCGCCGCCATGGAGTACATCAAGCAGAAGGGCGGCAAGCGCGGCACCAAGGTCGCCTACCTGTACTTCGACAACCCCGCGGGCCGTGAGGGGATTCCGATCATGGAGGCAGTCGCGGCGAAGGAAGGCTACCAGCTCCGCCTGTTCGCGGTGCCTTCGCCCGGGCTCGAGATGGGACCTCAGGTGATCGACATCACCAGGCGCTTCAAGGCCGACTGGGTGGTGGGGCATCTCTTCGGGCGGTCGCCGTCGGTTTCCATCAAGGAGCTGAGGAAGGCGGGCTTCCCGATGGACCACGTGGTCAGCTTCGTCTGGGGCGCGGGCGAGGCGGACATCGAGGCGGCGGGCTGGGACCTGGCCCAAGGCTACCTCGGCATGCAGTTCACCTCGCCCGGCCGCAGTCTTCCGGTGATCCAGGAGATCATCAAGATGTTCCGGGACGAGGGCAAGGAAGTCCCCGCCTACGTGGGGGGCGTCTATTACAGCCGCGGCGTGCTCAACGCGGCGGTAGTCGTGGAGGGCATCCGGCTCGCCATCCAGAATTTTGGTCTGCCCGTGACGGGCGAAAAGGTCAAGAAGGGCTACGAGCTGATGAAAAACTTCGACCTCGGGGGGTTCCTGCCTCCGATGACGGTCACCCCCACCGACCACGAGGGCGGCGGCTGGGTGCGGCTCTACCAGGTCAAGGGCAAGGAGTGGGTGCCGGCGACCGACTGGTACCGGGGCTACCGCGAGGAGGTCATGGCCCAGGTCAAGAAGGTGAACGACGTCCACAAGGCGGCGGCGAAGAAGTAG